Below is a genomic region from Vitis riparia cultivar Riparia Gloire de Montpellier isolate 1030 chromosome 5, EGFV_Vit.rip_1.0, whole genome shotgun sequence.
TTAAGCCAAGCGAAATGGTGGTACATGTTTAGTGTTCAACAAAATAGATAATAGTACGAGACAAAAATATTTGACTGAAATTGAACTAGCCTTTTTATCACTTTCTGCTGCACATTTGCTTTATAACTAGATGCTCTTCATATAGAGCAAATAAGCAatggataaatatataaaagtaagaATATGCAACAAACACCGGATTTTGATAAGAGTACGGtagttttaagaaataatttctaaactaccgttgtgaaaaaaataattccaaatctaccGTAGTTTTTGCCAAGTAAGAGCAAAaacattatttccttttaaagtTGTCCATTTGGAAAacgatttatatatataaaatcattttttgaagatCCGATttctaaactttatttttaaaaaaatttacatactaaaatcatctcttaaaaagacgatttcctaacaaatatatatatataataataataattaatgttCCGGAGATATCACCTCTTCAAGAAAACCGTTAATATTGTATCCTCCGTATATTTTCTCTAAAATGATTCGACTGATTGAATTTCAGGCTGGTATTGTACGGCACATGAAACGGGCCAAAGCTAGAGTTGGGCCTTTGTTGCGGCAGAAGACTATGAGCGAAAGCAAACGTAAGAAAGGTTTAGATGTATCTTTCTTAAAGAAAGCAAGTGATAGCCATATGCTAGTGGCCACACTCGTAGCCACTGTATCCTTCGCAGCAGGTTTTACACTGCCCGGCGGGTATAATAATAGTGACGGCACGCCCATGTTAAGAAAAAAGCTAGCTTTTCGAGCatttgttatatttgatttcgtAGCCCTGATGTCGTCTGTGACCGCTATATTGTCTCATTTTTATGGTGCACTGAATCACAAAAAGGCGCAGCTCGCATCATCACTAAGGCTCGCCTATTGGTTCACCAAAGTAGGTATAGGAGCAATGATACTAGCATTCGTGAGCAACATGTACACCATACAACCACGTCACTTAGGGATGACCTTTCCAGCTTTTATCATATTGGTCTGTGTTTGGGTTTTCAGCTTATTCATTGTGGCACGGCGTGGAATTCACCGTTAAGAATGCCCAAGCAAGATTATGTTGGAAAGTACGTCTGATTTTGGTAActtctttaaaattaataaaatatttttagtttgagtgagattttgtttttatatttaagtaattGATTTTTCTATAGTTTATCATTcagattttcaattttgttataTGTAAATATGCATTAAATTAAAGGTTGTGTGATATTTAAATAAGATCGATAAAAGTCAATAATTTTCTCTGTTGGTTATCTCTTCTCATGTTAACTCAATCTTTTCACTCTAGTGAATCGGTATGATATCACATATATGTCTGCTAGAATTTGAGGGTTGTTGCAAATCAATTATCAAAAGAACTTCTCATAGATATTGAAAATGGCATGTCAATATCCTGATGTGATTAACCAAATCAATTATTAAAGCAAAAAGGGGGTTaaccaaatcaaacaaaagGCCCAAACAATCTCACATGCTAACGACTATAGAGAAAACCTTAAGGTTAACCATCTCCATGAttgtaagaattttttatttgtaaagcaTTGGTACCAAGGACAGTTGTTTGGCACCAAGGAAAGTTGTTTGtccattttccttttgtctGTTGTCTATTTacttaattttctctttttctttctcttttttttgtgTGGGGTGAAGTGAAGTAATTGTCCA
It encodes:
- the LOC117915283 gene encoding protein ACCELERATED CELL DEATH 6-like, yielding MNLGALINEKNVEGQTPLHLLADSQLRFRSDYIRNKKVDKMALNNQNLTALDIISSTEDLFGRKAGIVRHMKRAKARVGPLLRQKTMSESKRKKGLDVSFLKKASDSHMLVATLVATVSFAAGFTLPGGYNNSDGTPMLRKKLAFRAFVIFDFVALMSSVTAILSHFYGALNHKKAQLASSLRLAYWFTKLIHCGTAWNSPLRMPKQDYVGKYV